A window of Longispora fulva contains these coding sequences:
- a CDS encoding SDR family oxidoreductase, with protein sequence MDLRGRTALVTGGTRGLGLAIARKLCASGCDVYVNYARSEADAARAVAELAGLPGVATLLRGDARRPEALLAGLDRLDVYVHNISSFHPAPDGLPTLPDLRADLAMAVEPLLGAVLPLRDLMAGGLGRVIAVSSVGARRVVPAYANLGVAKAALESLVRYLAVELAGQGIAVNAVSTSKLDKGGDGAAERMLASRTPAGRLSTPADVADVVALLCADEAAWIHGQVITADGGLGLRA encoded by the coding sequence ATGGATCTACGGGGCAGGACGGCGCTCGTGACGGGAGGGACCAGGGGGCTGGGGCTGGCGATCGCCCGCAAACTCTGCGCGAGCGGCTGCGACGTGTACGTCAACTACGCCCGCTCGGAGGCCGACGCCGCCAGGGCTGTGGCGGAACTCGCGGGTCTGCCTGGCGTCGCCACCCTGCTGCGGGGCGACGCCCGCCGGCCGGAGGCCCTGCTCGCCGGCCTCGACCGGCTGGACGTCTACGTGCACAACATCTCCTCGTTCCATCCGGCTCCTGACGGCCTGCCCACACTGCCCGACCTGCGCGCGGACCTCGCGATGGCCGTCGAACCGCTACTCGGCGCGGTGCTGCCGCTGCGGGACCTGATGGCGGGCGGGCTCGGCAGGGTCATCGCGGTGTCGAGCGTCGGCGCGCGCCGGGTGGTCCCGGCCTACGCCAATCTCGGGGTGGCCAAGGCGGCCCTGGAGAGCCTGGTGCGCTACCTCGCCGTCGAGCTGGCGGGCCAGGGCATCGCCGTCAACGCGGTGTCCACCAGCAAGCTCGACAAGGGCGGGGACGGCGCCGCCGAGCGCATGCTCGCCTCCCGTACTCCGGCGGGACGCCTGAGCACCCCCGCCGACGTCGCCGACGTCGTGGCGCTGCTGTGCGCCGACGAGGCGGCCTGGATCCACGGGCAGGTCATCACCGCCGACGGCGGTCTGGGCCTGCGCGCCTGA
- a CDS encoding NAD-dependent epimerase/dehydratase family protein, with amino-acid sequence MNVVVLGGTGFVGRHLCAAFVAAGHDVLAIASNRVSDPPSRLLTMDLLALDTAALTVLFVAERTDIVVNATGAVWGVTDDEMARVHVTLVEHVLDAMAAMPGGPRLVQLGSMYEYGPAPRGVAIGEDVPTRPTTWYSQTKLAGSDAVLTAARSGRVDGIVLRVSTAVGSGAPADSLPGRVCAQLLAAAADEPAVVRLTPLRDVRDFVDVRDVADAVVAAATAPVGGRVINIGSGTVVPVRRLVDLLVEASGLDAEVVEVPAAGPSRAGDGLAWQEVDIATARRLLDWTPRRGLEDSAREVWAARLVREGGTR; translated from the coding sequence GTGAACGTGGTCGTCCTGGGCGGGACGGGATTCGTCGGCAGACACCTGTGCGCGGCGTTCGTCGCCGCGGGCCACGACGTCCTCGCCATCGCCTCCAACCGGGTGTCCGACCCGCCGTCGCGGCTGCTGACCATGGACCTGCTCGCGCTCGACACGGCCGCGCTGACCGTCCTGTTCGTCGCCGAGCGGACGGACATCGTCGTCAACGCCACCGGGGCGGTGTGGGGCGTCACCGACGACGAGATGGCCCGGGTGCACGTCACCCTCGTCGAGCACGTGCTGGACGCCATGGCCGCCATGCCCGGCGGGCCGCGTCTCGTGCAGCTCGGCTCGATGTACGAGTACGGACCGGCCCCCCGGGGCGTGGCGATCGGGGAGGACGTGCCGACCCGGCCGACCACCTGGTACAGCCAGACCAAGCTGGCCGGCTCCGACGCGGTGCTGACCGCCGCCCGGTCGGGCCGCGTCGACGGCATCGTGCTGCGCGTGTCGACGGCGGTCGGATCCGGCGCCCCCGCCGACAGCCTGCCGGGCCGGGTCTGCGCGCAACTGCTCGCCGCGGCGGCGGACGAGCCGGCCGTCGTCCGGCTGACCCCGCTGCGGGACGTGCGGGACTTCGTCGACGTCCGCGACGTCGCCGACGCGGTGGTGGCCGCCGCCACCGCGCCGGTCGGCGGTCGGGTGATCAACATCGGCAGCGGCACGGTCGTGCCGGTCCGCCGCCTCGTGGACCTCCTCGTCGAGGCCAGTGGCCTGGACGCCGAGGTCGTCGAGGTGCCGGCGGCCGGTCCGAGCCGGGCCGGGGACGGACTGGCCTGGCAGGAGGTGGACATCGCCACGGCGCGGCGGCTACTGGACTGGACGCCCCGCAGGGGCCTGGAGGACTCCGCCCGCGAGGTCTGGGCGGCGCGACTGGTACGGGAGGGTGGAACACGGTGA
- a CDS encoding FAD-dependent oxidoreductase, with amino-acid sequence MTDLREALVVGAGPVGLTVAHELRRRGVRVRLIDAAEGPATTSRATSMHARTLETFDQMGVVDELLALGLRIEAFTLYQNGRQLARLGTDFTPNPTRYPFTLGLGQVDTERVLRDAVARLGVTVEWGVRITALEQDGDGVRAELRHLDGSTETAEVGWLVGCDGGHSTVRKQLGLPLTGDSHETWLLADADVDTGLARDSLYLVRSVGDNFLLVPLPGDRRWRMIDTSGTWAGTDDDAVRGRFASVLSDGLDRPVTVGPPHWVSVFTAQQRMVHRMRVDRCLVAGDAAHVHSPASGQGLNTGIQEAFNLGWKLAMVIQGHAGPALLDSYDAERVPIGAALLGSTRNAARLVALRSAIAGATQPLFFAVVRNLRPLRAKLQQQILGKISGLNIGYPDGPLTVAAPAGPGPRPGQRVAQVTAPAGDGAGWSGLLEELRDPRWTLLVGPDGATADPARLAAKNSGWLSVRTVDAGPSPTGPGPLPDPGGALRGDLGLGPTGWLLIRPDGYVSARGERLTTAALADALRPLALSAR; translated from the coding sequence ATGACTGACTTACGTGAGGCGCTCGTCGTCGGCGCCGGCCCGGTCGGGCTGACCGTGGCGCACGAACTGCGCCGGCGCGGCGTGCGGGTCCGCCTGATCGACGCGGCGGAGGGTCCGGCGACGACGAGCCGTGCGACCTCGATGCACGCGCGGACCCTGGAGACCTTCGACCAGATGGGTGTCGTCGACGAGCTGCTCGCCCTCGGGCTGCGGATCGAGGCGTTCACCCTGTACCAGAACGGGCGTCAGCTCGCCCGGCTCGGCACGGACTTCACCCCGAACCCGACCCGCTACCCGTTCACCCTCGGGCTCGGCCAGGTCGACACCGAGCGGGTGCTCCGCGACGCGGTCGCCCGGCTCGGCGTCACCGTCGAGTGGGGGGTGCGGATCACCGCGTTGGAGCAGGACGGCGACGGGGTGCGGGCCGAACTGCGGCACCTCGACGGATCGACGGAGACCGCCGAGGTCGGTTGGCTGGTCGGCTGCGACGGCGGGCACAGCACGGTGCGCAAGCAGCTGGGGCTCCCGCTGACCGGGGACTCACACGAGACGTGGCTGCTCGCCGACGCCGACGTCGACACCGGGCTGGCCCGCGACAGCCTCTATTTGGTCCGGTCGGTCGGCGACAACTTCCTTCTGGTACCGCTCCCTGGTGACCGGCGCTGGCGCATGATCGACACGTCCGGCACGTGGGCCGGGACCGACGACGACGCGGTGCGCGGGCGCTTCGCCTCCGTCCTGTCCGACGGGCTCGACCGCCCGGTGACGGTCGGCCCCCCGCACTGGGTGTCGGTGTTCACCGCGCAGCAACGGATGGTGCACCGGATGCGGGTCGACCGGTGCCTGGTGGCCGGCGACGCGGCACACGTGCACAGCCCCGCCTCCGGGCAGGGGCTGAACACGGGGATCCAGGAGGCGTTCAACCTCGGCTGGAAGCTCGCCATGGTCATTCAGGGCCACGCCGGCCCCGCCCTGCTGGACAGCTACGACGCCGAACGGGTCCCGATCGGCGCGGCCCTGCTCGGCTCGACCAGGAACGCCGCCCGCCTCGTCGCGCTGCGCAGCGCGATCGCCGGCGCGACCCAGCCGCTGTTCTTCGCCGTCGTCCGCAACCTGCGCCCGCTGCGCGCGAAGCTCCAGCAGCAGATCCTCGGCAAGATCTCCGGGCTCAACATCGGGTACCCGGACGGTCCGCTCACCGTGGCCGCCCCGGCCGGCCCCGGGCCCCGGCCCGGCCAGCGGGTCGCCCAGGTGACGGCTCCGGCGGGCGACGGGGCCGGCTGGTCCGGCCTGCTGGAGGAATTGCGCGATCCCCGCTGGACGCTGCTGGTCGGTCCCGACGGCGCGACCGCCGATCCGGCACGGCTGGCGGCGAAGAACTCCGGGTGGCTGTCGGTGCGCACGGTCGACGCCGGCCCGAGCCCGACCGGCCCCGGCCCGTTGCCCGATCCCGGCGGCGCGCTGCGCGGGGACCTGGGGCTGGGGCCGACGGGCTGGCTGCTGATCCGCCCGGACGGGTACGTCTCCGCCCGGGGCGAACGGTTGACCACCGCGGCCCTCGCCGACGCCCTGCGGCCACTGGCGTTGAGCGCCCGCTGA
- a CDS encoding ketosynthase chain-length factor: protein MSTVVTGLGIVAPNGLGVEAYWAATLAGESGLARIGRFDPSGYSASVAGEVTIDPGEYLPNRILPQTDRMTRLALIAAEEALTDAGADPGELPEYAAGVVTAASAGGFEFGQKELEALWSRGGRYVSAYQSFAWFYPVNTGQISIRHAMRGPGGALVAEQAGGLDAIAKARRHVEEGTGLMVAGGVDGSLSPWSWICLIRSGTLSTATDPGRAYLPFDVDARGQVPGEGGALLVLESGDAARRDPYGTLAGYAATFDPPPGPGVEPGLRRAIVQALDRARVDPSDVDVVFADASGVGSADLAEARALATVFGPRGVPVTAPKTMTGRLAGGGAPLDVATALLGMRDGVIPPTAHVDRPAHGDLIDLVTGAPRERALGTALVVARGHGGFNSAMVVRRN from the coding sequence GTGAGCACGGTCGTCACGGGCCTCGGGATCGTCGCCCCCAACGGGTTGGGCGTCGAGGCGTACTGGGCGGCGACGCTGGCCGGCGAGAGCGGACTGGCGCGGATCGGCCGGTTCGACCCGTCCGGGTACTCGGCCAGCGTCGCCGGCGAGGTCACGATCGACCCTGGGGAGTACCTGCCCAACCGGATCCTCCCGCAGACCGACCGGATGACCAGGCTGGCCCTCATCGCCGCCGAGGAGGCGTTGACCGACGCCGGGGCCGACCCCGGGGAACTGCCCGAGTATGCCGCCGGCGTCGTCACCGCGGCCTCCGCCGGGGGGTTCGAGTTCGGGCAGAAGGAGCTGGAGGCCCTGTGGAGCCGTGGCGGCCGGTACGTGAGCGCGTACCAGTCCTTCGCCTGGTTCTACCCGGTCAACACCGGCCAGATATCCATCCGGCACGCGATGCGCGGGCCGGGCGGGGCGCTCGTTGCCGAACAGGCCGGCGGACTCGACGCGATCGCCAAGGCGCGCCGGCACGTGGAGGAGGGCACCGGGCTGATGGTCGCCGGCGGGGTCGACGGCTCGCTGAGCCCCTGGTCCTGGATCTGCCTGATCCGGTCGGGAACGCTCAGCACCGCCACGGACCCGGGCCGGGCCTACCTGCCGTTCGACGTGGACGCCCGGGGCCAGGTCCCCGGCGAGGGCGGCGCGCTCCTGGTCCTGGAGTCCGGCGACGCGGCACGGCGCGACCCCTACGGCACACTGGCCGGCTACGCCGCGACGTTCGACCCGCCGCCGGGCCCGGGCGTCGAACCCGGCCTGCGCCGGGCGATCGTCCAGGCGCTCGACCGGGCCCGGGTGGATCCGTCCGATGTGGACGTCGTGTTCGCCGACGCGAGCGGGGTCGGGTCCGCCGACCTGGCCGAGGCCCGGGCGCTGGCCACGGTGTTCGGCCCGCGCGGCGTACCGGTGACGGCGCCCAAGACGATGACCGGCCGGCTGGCCGGCGGCGGAGCGCCCCTCGACGTGGCCACGGCCCTGCTGGGGATGCGCGACGGGGTCATCCCGCCGACCGCGCACGTCGACCGGCCGGCGCACGGCGACCTGATCGACCTGGTCACCGGGGCTCCGCGGGAGCGGGCGTTGGGCACCGCGCTGGTCGTCGCCCGGGGGCACGGCGGATTCAACTCGGCCATGGTGGTCCGACGTAACTGA
- a CDS encoding FAD-dependent monooxygenase yields MTAVDFCVVGGGPAGLALSLLLLRSGATVALVERSRTLDREYRGEILQPGGARILDALGVLSGIRERGAYPLSGFQFLAGGATVLDVDYTALPGPHNHLLSLPQRHLLAELLDECGRYPGFTHLAGSRVRELLTDGGRVTGVVADEAVSALCVIGADGRYSKVRQLAGIDTTRLDVFDQDLLWFKLTAPADRRPGRVQIHRGEGGAVLVHDSYPDRVQLGWTLPHQGYAAIAERGVEYVRAMISRTVPQYADLIAEQVTDLKDLTLLDVFAATATEWVRDGLVLIGDAGHTHGPLGAQGINLALQDAALVHPVLMAALAKGEAGADTLGEFVTARRPDVERVMQVQLAQAKGMLAGPPGPGGPAGPPGPGGPPGVGSPPAGADLTSWIAFGNPAIRVHSDLFVDHARRG; encoded by the coding sequence ATGACCGCCGTGGACTTCTGTGTCGTCGGCGGCGGGCCGGCCGGGCTGGCCCTGTCGCTGCTCCTGCTCCGGTCGGGGGCCACCGTCGCCCTCGTCGAGCGGTCGAGGACCCTGGACCGCGAGTACCGGGGCGAGATCCTGCAGCCCGGCGGCGCCCGGATCCTCGACGCGCTGGGCGTGCTCTCCGGCATCCGCGAGCGCGGGGCCTACCCGTTGAGCGGATTCCAGTTCCTCGCCGGCGGCGCGACCGTGCTCGACGTCGACTACACCGCGCTGCCCGGCCCGCACAACCACCTGCTCAGCCTTCCGCAGCGCCACCTCCTGGCCGAGCTGCTCGACGAGTGCGGCCGGTATCCCGGGTTCACCCACCTGGCCGGCAGCCGGGTCCGGGAGCTGCTCACCGACGGCGGGCGGGTCACCGGGGTCGTCGCCGACGAGGCGGTCTCGGCGCTGTGCGTGATCGGTGCCGACGGCCGGTACTCCAAGGTCCGCCAGCTCGCCGGCATCGACACCACGCGGCTGGACGTGTTCGACCAGGATCTGCTGTGGTTCAAGCTCACCGCGCCGGCCGACCGCCGGCCCGGCCGGGTGCAGATCCACCGCGGCGAGGGCGGCGCGGTCCTGGTGCACGACTCCTACCCCGACCGGGTGCAGCTCGGCTGGACCCTGCCCCATCAGGGCTACGCGGCGATCGCCGAGCGGGGTGTGGAGTACGTCCGGGCCATGATCTCGCGCACCGTGCCGCAGTACGCCGACCTGATCGCCGAGCAGGTCACCGACCTGAAGGACCTCACGCTGCTCGACGTGTTCGCCGCGACGGCCACCGAGTGGGTCCGCGACGGGCTCGTGCTGATCGGCGACGCCGGGCACACCCACGGCCCGCTCGGTGCCCAGGGCATCAACCTGGCGCTGCAGGACGCGGCGCTCGTCCACCCGGTGCTGATGGCCGCACTGGCCAAGGGGGAGGCCGGCGCGGACACCCTCGGCGAGTTCGTCACGGCCCGACGTCCCGATGTGGAGCGGGTCATGCAGGTGCAGCTCGCCCAGGCCAAGGGGATGCTGGCGGGCCCGCCCGGTCCGGGTGGTCCCGCCGGCCCTCCCGGTCCCGGTGGGCCGCCCGGTGTCGGCAGCCCGCCCGCCGGGGCCGATCTCACCTCGTGGATCGCGTTCGGCAACCCCGCGATCCGCGTCCACTCCGACCTGTTCGTCGACCACGCCCGGAGAGGCTGA
- a CDS encoding SRPBCC family protein, whose product MAINEYSVVAAADAEVAFEQIANAARWPQLLTSVVHAEYTRRGGAHETVSVWELRAGDTVEVWQARRTIDRDALLVAFVTDDVRGEWRCQPLPDGGTRIVVRLETSGPGEEAAADALAWLEGFRLAAERADELATLTLDFEDPLFAGGAVSDAYRVLYEADRWPEKLSHVLRLDMTEAVPNIQFFDMDTKAKDGSTVTTRSVRVCLPQRLIVYKQISPPPLLEVHTGHWRFTPTPEGVILGARHTCTIRPDRLDVLGEGTTLTDARKYLRRFLSANSTTNLRLAKTYAEEQAGR is encoded by the coding sequence TTGGCTATCAATGAGTACAGCGTCGTCGCGGCAGCGGACGCCGAGGTGGCGTTCGAGCAGATCGCGAACGCCGCGCGCTGGCCACAGCTGCTCACCAGCGTGGTGCACGCGGAGTACACGCGTCGCGGCGGCGCGCACGAGACGGTCAGCGTGTGGGAACTGCGGGCCGGCGACACCGTCGAGGTCTGGCAGGCCCGGCGGACCATCGACCGCGACGCCCTGCTGGTCGCGTTCGTCACGGACGACGTGCGCGGCGAATGGCGGTGCCAGCCGCTCCCCGACGGGGGTACCCGGATCGTGGTCCGGCTCGAGACCTCCGGGCCCGGCGAGGAAGCGGCCGCCGACGCGCTCGCCTGGCTCGAGGGGTTCCGCCTCGCCGCCGAGCGGGCCGACGAGCTCGCCACGCTGACCCTGGACTTCGAGGACCCGCTGTTCGCCGGCGGCGCCGTCAGCGACGCCTACCGGGTCCTCTACGAGGCCGACCGGTGGCCCGAGAAGCTCAGCCACGTGCTGCGCCTGGACATGACCGAGGCCGTGCCGAACATCCAGTTCTTCGACATGGACACCAAGGCCAAGGACGGCAGCACCGTGACCACCCGGTCCGTGCGGGTCTGCCTGCCGCAGCGGCTCATCGTGTACAAGCAGATCAGCCCGCCGCCGCTCCTGGAAGTCCACACCGGACACTGGAGGTTCACCCCGACGCCCGAGGGCGTGATCCTGGGCGCCCGGCACACCTGCACCATCCGGCCCGACCGGCTCGACGTCCTCGGCGAGGGCACCACCCTGACCGACGCGCGCAAGTACCTGCGCCGGTTCCTCAGCGCCAACAGCACCACCAACCTCCGGCTCGCCAAGACGTACGCCGAGGAACAGGCCGGCCGCTGA
- a CDS encoding acyl carrier protein, whose protein sequence is MAEFQIDDLVRALRECAGVDESVDLSGDILDSSFEELGYDSLALFNTVSWIERERGRDLGDDVVTEARTPRMLLALINKD, encoded by the coding sequence ATGGCGGAATTTCAGATCGACGATCTGGTACGGGCGCTGCGCGAGTGCGCCGGCGTCGACGAGTCCGTGGACCTGTCCGGCGACATCCTGGACAGCTCGTTCGAGGAGCTGGGCTACGACTCGCTCGCGCTGTTCAACACGGTCAGCTGGATCGAGCGGGAACGCGGGCGGGACCTCGGCGACGACGTGGTCACCGAGGCCAGGACCCCGCGCATGCTCCTGGCCCTGATCAACAAGGACTGA
- a CDS encoding nuclear transport factor 2 family protein, with product MSSTLSALAELRAEVEQFYATHFHLLDSGAAEEWALTFTEDGAFHPPSGADPVRGRAALTAGVGAGYQRLLEAGEVHRHWHGMVAVEAAGDGTVRAKCYALILATPVGGTARVHLTCVCEDVLVRDGEKLLVAERRVTRDDLP from the coding sequence ATGTCGTCCACCCTGTCTGCCCTAGCCGAGTTACGCGCCGAGGTGGAACAGTTCTACGCCACCCACTTCCACCTGCTCGACTCCGGAGCGGCGGAGGAATGGGCCCTGACCTTCACCGAGGACGGCGCCTTCCATCCGCCGAGCGGCGCCGACCCCGTACGGGGCCGCGCCGCGCTCACGGCCGGGGTGGGCGCCGGATACCAGCGGCTGCTGGAGGCCGGGGAGGTGCACCGGCACTGGCACGGCATGGTCGCCGTCGAGGCGGCCGGGGACGGGACGGTGCGCGCGAAGTGCTACGCGCTGATCCTGGCCACCCCCGTCGGCGGCACGGCCCGGGTGCACCTGACCTGCGTCTGCGAGGACGTCCTCGTCCGTGACGGGGAGAAGCTCCTTGTCGCCGAGCGGCGCGTAACCCGCGACGACCTGCCATGA
- a CDS encoding cyclase family protein: protein MRIIDLSSPIDSEVWEPDPVSHEYLSHRDGAQHMRAGMLEKFGLDFDPAELPDGEFLDLDFIRASTHTGTHVDAPSHYGTRTSYGVPRTIDQMPLDWFHRPGFVLDLTAAPTGAVDAAFLKDAIDRSGHTPRPMDIALLNTGADARHGTPEYFTEFTGLDGPATELLLDLGVRVIGTDAFSLDAPFTDIIRRYSASRDRSVLWPAHFVGRRREYSQIERLANLGALPPSGFTVVCFPVKIARAGAGWTRAVALLDD from the coding sequence ATGCGCATCATCGACCTGTCGTCGCCGATCGACTCCGAGGTGTGGGAACCGGACCCGGTCAGCCACGAGTACCTGTCGCACCGCGACGGCGCCCAGCACATGCGCGCCGGCATGCTGGAGAAGTTCGGCCTGGACTTCGACCCCGCCGAGCTGCCGGACGGGGAGTTCCTGGACCTGGACTTCATCCGCGCGTCCACCCACACCGGGACGCACGTCGACGCCCCGTCGCACTACGGGACGCGGACCAGCTATGGCGTTCCCCGCACCATCGACCAGATGCCGCTGGACTGGTTCCACCGGCCCGGCTTCGTGCTCGACCTGACCGCGGCGCCCACGGGCGCGGTGGACGCGGCGTTCCTCAAGGACGCGATCGACCGGTCCGGCCACACGCCCCGACCGATGGACATCGCGTTGCTGAACACCGGCGCCGACGCGCGGCACGGGACGCCGGAGTACTTCACCGAGTTCACCGGGCTCGACGGCCCGGCGACCGAGCTCCTGCTCGACCTGGGCGTCCGGGTGATCGGCACGGACGCGTTCAGCCTGGACGCGCCCTTCACCGACATCATCCGGCGGTACTCGGCCTCCCGGGACCGCTCGGTGCTCTGGCCGGCGCACTTCGTCGGACGGCGGCGCGAGTACAGCCAGATCGAGCGGTTGGCGAACCTGGGCGCCCTGCCACCGTCCGGATTCACTGTCGTGTGCTTTCCGGTGAAGATCGCCAGGGCCGGCGCGGGGTGGACCCGGGCCGTGGCGCTGCTGGACGACTGA
- a CDS encoding glucose-1-phosphate thymidylyltransferase — MKGLVLAGGAGTRLRPISHSMPKQLVPVANKPVLVHCLENLADIGVADIGVIVGDRGAEIRAVVGDGSRWGVRVTYIQQDRALGLAHAVLIARDFLGDDDFVMYLGDNILAGGLAHLATAFAERAPAAQVVVTPVPDPTQFGVAVVDGTGRVTRLVEKPRRPEGDLAVIGVYFFTPAVHEAVRAIKPSGRGELEITDALQWLVAEGRHVHAERFGGYWRDTGQIDDVLECNRVLLGRLTGRIDGAVDSDSVLTGVVVVEPGAKIVRSRIEGPVIIGADTLVEDSRVGPHTSLGRGCVLRGAGLDSSIVLNDVSVLGVRGISGSLIGRSAQVSRVAEEPHRHRLVIGDDTKVEVPG; from the coding sequence ATGAAGGGCCTGGTCCTGGCCGGTGGGGCCGGCACCAGGCTCCGGCCGATCAGCCACTCGATGCCCAAGCAGCTGGTACCGGTGGCGAACAAGCCAGTCCTGGTGCACTGCCTGGAGAACCTCGCCGACATCGGGGTCGCCGACATCGGCGTCATCGTCGGCGACCGGGGCGCGGAGATCCGCGCCGTCGTGGGCGACGGTTCGCGGTGGGGCGTCCGGGTCACCTACATCCAACAGGACAGGGCACTCGGCCTGGCGCACGCCGTCCTGATCGCCCGGGACTTCCTCGGCGACGACGATTTCGTGATGTACCTCGGCGACAACATTCTCGCCGGCGGGCTCGCGCACCTGGCCACGGCGTTCGCCGAACGCGCGCCGGCCGCGCAGGTGGTGGTCACCCCGGTCCCGGACCCGACCCAGTTCGGGGTCGCGGTCGTCGACGGCACCGGCCGGGTCACGCGGCTGGTGGAGAAGCCGCGCCGGCCGGAGGGCGACCTGGCGGTGATCGGCGTGTACTTCTTCACCCCCGCCGTGCACGAGGCGGTGCGGGCGATCAAACCCAGCGGACGCGGTGAACTGGAGATCACCGACGCGCTCCAGTGGCTGGTCGCCGAGGGACGGCACGTGCACGCCGAAAGATTCGGCGGGTACTGGCGCGACACCGGTCAGATCGACGACGTGCTGGAGTGCAACCGGGTCCTGCTCGGTCGCCTCACCGGCCGGATCGACGGGGCCGTGGACTCCGACAGCGTGCTGACCGGCGTGGTGGTCGTCGAACCCGGAGCCAAGATCGTCCGTTCCCGGATCGAGGGGCCGGTGATCATCGGCGCGGACACCCTCGTGGAGGACAGCCGCGTGGGGCCCCACACCTCGCTGGGTCGCGGCTGCGTCCTGCGCGGCGCCGGGCTGGACTCCTCCATCGTGCTCAACGACGTGTCCGTACTCGGGGTCCGCGGCATCTCCGGTTCGCTGATCGGCCGATCCGCACAGGTCAGCCGGGTCGCCGAGGAACCCCACCGGCACCGGTTGGTCATCGGCGACGACACGAAGGTCGAGGTACCGGGGTGA
- a CDS encoding beta-ketoacyl-[acyl-carrier-protein] synthase family protein: MSGLRDGRRVVVTGIGVVAPGGVGTKQYWDLLTAGRTATRSISTFDASQFRSRVAAEVDFDPVASGLSQRQIRQWDRTTQFAMVAAREALDDSGVLGARDPLRTGVMVGTACGMTISLDREYAIVSDEGRSWLVEEAHGSPYLYDYFVPSSMAAELAHEAGAQGPVGVVSTGCTSGVDVISHAVDLILDGEADVMVAGASDAAISPITVACFDAIKATTPRNDTPESASRPFDRTRNGFALGEGSAIFVLEELSHARRRGAKVYAEVAGYASRCNAYSMTGLRADGRELAEAIRATLDRARLDPSQVDYVNAHGSATKQNDLHETAAFKASLGHHAYRTPISSIKSMIGHSLGAICALEMAACVLAIEHSVVPPTANLHEPDPDCDLDYVPLVARDHRVDVALSVASGFGGFQSAIALTRWDGGQR, encoded by the coding sequence GTGTCAGGACTGCGTGACGGACGGCGCGTCGTGGTGACCGGGATAGGGGTGGTCGCCCCCGGCGGGGTGGGCACCAAGCAGTACTGGGATCTGCTCACCGCCGGCCGGACCGCCACCCGGAGCATCTCGACGTTCGACGCGTCGCAGTTCCGGTCGAGGGTGGCCGCCGAGGTGGACTTCGACCCCGTCGCCTCCGGGCTGTCGCAACGACAGATCCGGCAGTGGGACCGCACGACACAGTTCGCGATGGTCGCGGCCCGGGAGGCGCTCGACGACAGCGGGGTGCTCGGCGCACGCGACCCGCTGCGCACCGGGGTCATGGTCGGCACCGCGTGCGGCATGACGATCAGCCTGGACCGGGAGTACGCGATCGTCAGCGACGAGGGCCGTTCCTGGCTGGTGGAGGAGGCGCACGGCAGCCCCTACCTGTACGACTACTTCGTCCCGTCGTCGATGGCTGCGGAACTGGCCCACGAGGCCGGCGCGCAGGGCCCGGTCGGGGTCGTGTCGACCGGCTGCACCTCCGGCGTCGACGTGATCAGCCACGCCGTGGACCTGATCCTCGACGGCGAGGCCGACGTCATGGTCGCCGGGGCGTCCGACGCCGCGATCTCCCCGATCACCGTCGCCTGCTTCGACGCGATCAAGGCGACCACGCCGCGCAACGACACCCCCGAGAGCGCCTCTCGGCCCTTCGACCGGACCCGCAACGGGTTCGCGCTCGGCGAGGGTTCGGCGATCTTCGTGCTGGAGGAGCTGTCGCACGCCCGTCGCCGCGGCGCCAAGGTCTACGCCGAGGTCGCCGGCTACGCCTCGCGGTGCAACGCGTACAGCATGACCGGCCTGCGCGCCGACGGCCGGGAACTCGCCGAGGCGATCCGGGCGACCCTGGACCGGGCCCGGCTCGACCCGTCCCAGGTGGACTACGTCAACGCGCACGGATCGGCGACCAAGCAGAACGACCTGCACGAGACGGCGGCGTTCAAGGCCAGCCTCGGGCACCACGCCTACCGGACCCCGATCAGTTCGATCAAGTCGATGATCGGCCACTCGCTCGGCGCGATCTGCGCCCTGGAGATGGCGGCCTGCGTGCTGGCCATCGAGCACTCGGTGGTCCCGCCGACGGCCAACCTGCACGAACCGGACCCTGACTGCGACCTGGACTACGTGCCACTGGTGGCCCGGGACCACCGGGTCGACGTGGCGCTCAGCGTGGCCAGTGGCTTCGGCGGATTCCAGAGCGCGATCGCGCTGACCAGGTGGGACGGGGGACAGCGGTGA